The following proteins are encoded in a genomic region of Sparus aurata chromosome 11, fSpaAur1.1, whole genome shotgun sequence:
- the LOC115591509 gene encoding guanine nucleotide-binding protein subunit beta-4 isoform X1: MSELEQLRQEAEQLRNQIRDARKACSDSTLSQITAGLDSVGRIQMRTRRTLRGHLAKIYAMHWGSDSSDGSPRLLVSASQDGKLIIWDSYTTNKMHAIPLRSSWVMTCAYAPSGNYVACGGLDNICSIYSLKTREGNVRVTRELPGHTGYLSCCRFLDDNQILTSSGDTTCALWDIETGQQATSFSGHTGDVMSLSLSPDYKTFVSGACDATSKLWDIRDGMCRQSFTGHVSDINAVTFFPNGNAFGTGSDDATCRLFDLRADQELMVYSHDNIICGITSVAFSKSGRLLLAGYDDFNCNVWDTLKGERAGVLAGHDNRVSCLGVTEDGMAVATGSWDSFLRIWN, encoded by the exons ATCACAGCTGGTCTGGACTCAGTGGGCCGGATACAGATGCGGACGCGGCGCACTCTCAGGGGCCACCTGGCCAAGATCTATGCAATGCACTGGGGCAGTGACTCTAG TGACGGCAGTCCCAG GTTACTTGTTAGTGCCTCGCAAGATGGAAAGCTAATCATCTGGGACAGCTACACAACAAATAAG ATGCATGCCATCCCGCTGCGCTCTTCCTGGGTGATGACGTGCGCCTACGCCCCCTCTGGGAACTATGTGGCCTGCGGAGGCCTGGACAACATCTGCTCCATATACAGCCTGAAGACCCGCGAGGGCAACGTGCGCGTTACCAGAGAGCTGCCCGGACACACGG gTTATTTGTCCTGCTGTCGTTTCCTGGATGACAACCAGATACTGACCAGCTCCGGAGACACCACCTG tgcattgtgggacatAGAGACAGGTCAGCAGGCCACCAGCTTCTCTGGCCACACAGGGGATGTGATGAGTTTGTCTCTTAGCCCGGACTACAAAACCTTTGTGTCGGGAGCTTGTGACGCCACCTCCAAACTGTGGGACATCCGCGATGGCATGTGCAGGCAATCCTTCACCGGCCATGTGTCCGACATCAACGCTGTCACC TTTTTCCCGAACGGGAATGCCTTTGGCACAGGCTCAGATGACGCCACCTGCAGGTTGTTTGACCTGCGTGCTGACCAGGAGCTGATGGTGTACAGCCATGACAACATCATCTGCGGCATCACCTCCGTGGCTTTCTCCAAGAGTGGCCGACTGCTCCTGGCCGGCTACGATGACTTCAACTGCAACGTCTGGGACACTCTGAAAGGCGAGCGTGCAG GTGTGCTAGCGGGCCACGACAACAGAGTGAGCTGCTTAGGGGTGACAGAAGACGGCATGGCTGTGGCCACTGGCTCCTGGGACAGTTTCCTCCGGATCTGGAACTAA
- the LOC115591509 gene encoding guanine nucleotide-binding protein subunit beta-4 isoform X2 yields the protein MSELEQLRQEAEQLRNQIRDARKACSDSTLSQITAGLDSVGRIQMRTRRTLRGHLAKIYAMHWGSDSRLLVSASQDGKLIIWDSYTTNKMHAIPLRSSWVMTCAYAPSGNYVACGGLDNICSIYSLKTREGNVRVTRELPGHTGYLSCCRFLDDNQILTSSGDTTCALWDIETGQQATSFSGHTGDVMSLSLSPDYKTFVSGACDATSKLWDIRDGMCRQSFTGHVSDINAVTFFPNGNAFGTGSDDATCRLFDLRADQELMVYSHDNIICGITSVAFSKSGRLLLAGYDDFNCNVWDTLKGERAGVLAGHDNRVSCLGVTEDGMAVATGSWDSFLRIWN from the exons ATCACAGCTGGTCTGGACTCAGTGGGCCGGATACAGATGCGGACGCGGCGCACTCTCAGGGGCCACCTGGCCAAGATCTATGCAATGCACTGGGGCAGTGACTCTAG GTTACTTGTTAGTGCCTCGCAAGATGGAAAGCTAATCATCTGGGACAGCTACACAACAAATAAG ATGCATGCCATCCCGCTGCGCTCTTCCTGGGTGATGACGTGCGCCTACGCCCCCTCTGGGAACTATGTGGCCTGCGGAGGCCTGGACAACATCTGCTCCATATACAGCCTGAAGACCCGCGAGGGCAACGTGCGCGTTACCAGAGAGCTGCCCGGACACACGG gTTATTTGTCCTGCTGTCGTTTCCTGGATGACAACCAGATACTGACCAGCTCCGGAGACACCACCTG tgcattgtgggacatAGAGACAGGTCAGCAGGCCACCAGCTTCTCTGGCCACACAGGGGATGTGATGAGTTTGTCTCTTAGCCCGGACTACAAAACCTTTGTGTCGGGAGCTTGTGACGCCACCTCCAAACTGTGGGACATCCGCGATGGCATGTGCAGGCAATCCTTCACCGGCCATGTGTCCGACATCAACGCTGTCACC TTTTTCCCGAACGGGAATGCCTTTGGCACAGGCTCAGATGACGCCACCTGCAGGTTGTTTGACCTGCGTGCTGACCAGGAGCTGATGGTGTACAGCCATGACAACATCATCTGCGGCATCACCTCCGTGGCTTTCTCCAAGAGTGGCCGACTGCTCCTGGCCGGCTACGATGACTTCAACTGCAACGTCTGGGACACTCTGAAAGGCGAGCGTGCAG GTGTGCTAGCGGGCCACGACAACAGAGTGAGCTGCTTAGGGGTGACAGAAGACGGCATGGCTGTGGCCACTGGCTCCTGGGACAGTTTCCTCCGGATCTGGAACTAA